The proteins below come from a single Notamacropus eugenii isolate mMacEug1 chromosome 7, mMacEug1.pri_v2, whole genome shotgun sequence genomic window:
- the LOC140514066 gene encoding olfactory receptor 11H4-like, whose amino-acid sequence MVDEVKSERCSQPIIGYGQASGSPVYPRCKAIDVIVSSVFSTAQGTRNKSGAHTVTEFVLLGFPGHWEIQILLFSLFLIVYILTLIGNGAIVCAVKWDQRLHTPMYILLGNFAFLEIWYITSSVPSMLENFLSETKSISFAGCFLQFYFFTSLGTTEVYFLCIMAYDRYLAICHPLHYPTIMTLKRCFTLMSVCWVLGFLSYSLSAVQLSQLTFCGPNIIDHIICDIDPLMSLSCTPAPATEILFYILSSLIIILTTLYILGSYILLLRAVLQVPSAAGRRKAFSTCGSHLAVVCLFFGSLMIMYVSPTSENSGEVQKIITLFYSVVTPFLNPMIYSLRNKEMKAALRKVMGITSE is encoded by the exons ATGGTGGATGAGGTGAAGAGTGAAAGATGTTCCCAGCCCATTATTGGTTATGGTCAGGCatctggaagccctgtct ATCCAAGATGCAAAGCAATTGATGTAATTGTGTCTTCTGTCTTTTCCACAGCTCAGGGAACAAGGAACAAGTCAGGAGCACACACTGTGACTGAATTTGTCCTCCTGGGCTTCCCTGGTCACTGGGAGATACAAATCttactcttttctttgtttttgataGTCTACATCCTGACCTTGATAGGCAATGGGGCCATTGTCTGTGCAGTAAAGTGGGACCAGAGGCTCCACACCCCCATGTACATCCTACTAGGGAATTTTGCCTTCCTAGAGATCTGGTACATCACATCCTCTGTTCCCAGCATGTTAGAAAACTTCCTCTCAGAAACCAAATCCATCTCTTTTGCTGGCTGCTTCCTTCAGTTCTATTTCTTCACCTCCCTTGGTACAACTGAAGTCTATTTTTTGTGCATCATGGCTTATGATCGTTATCTTGCCATCTGCCACCCACTGCACTACCCAACCATCATGACCTTAAAGCGTTGTTTCACCTTGATGTCTGTGTGCTGGGTGCTTGGCTTCTTAAGTTATTCTCTCTCTGCTGTACAGCTCTCCCAGCTGACATTTTGTGGTCCCAACATCATTGACCACATTATTTGTGACATAGATCCACTGATGTCTCTATCATGCACTCCTGCCCCTGCCACTGAAATTCTGTTCTATATCCTAAGCTccctcatcatcatcctcaccacGTTGTACATCCTTGGCTCTTACATACTGCTGCTAAGAGCTGTGCTGCAAGTCCCCTCAGCAGCTGGCCGGAGGAAAGCCTTCTCCACATGTGGATCCCATCTGGCTGTAGTGTGCCTCTTCTTTGGGAGCCTTATGATCATGTATGTGAGCCCAACATCTGAGAACTCAGGAGAAGTACAGAAGATAATAACCTTGTTCTATTCAGTTGTGACACCATTTTTAAACCCCATGATCTATAGCCTCAGAAACAAGGAAATGAAGGCTGCTCTAAGAAAAGTCATGGGGATCACTTCAGAATAA